The following are encoded in a window of Rosa chinensis cultivar Old Blush chromosome 4, RchiOBHm-V2, whole genome shotgun sequence genomic DNA:
- the LOC121052785 gene encoding uncharacterized protein LOC121052785 yields the protein MGKEEAAKAMEEAHSGVCGAHQSDNAKYFSNSAVEKLCEKYHFKLHFSSMYNASTNGLAEAFNKTLCNILKKVVSKTKKDWHERMGEALWAYRTTYRTPMKATPYSLVYGVEAVLPMKKQIPSLRIALQEGLTNEENAKLRLQELEALDEQRLDAQ from the exons ATGGGGAAAGAGGAAGCTGCTAAAGCTATGGAAGAAGCTCATTCAGGAGTATGTGGAGCTCACCAGTCAG acaacgccAAGTACTTTTCCAATAGTGCCGTGGAGAAACTCTGTGAGAAATATCACTTCAAGCTGCACTTTTCTTCTATGTACAACGCCTCGACTAATGGGTTGGCTGAAGCATTTAACAAGacattgtgtaacattttgaagaAAGTTGTCAGCAAAACGAAAAAGGATTGGCATGAAAGAATGGGTGAGGCGCTTTGGGCCTACAGAACGACATATCGAACTCCCATGAAAGCTACACCTTACTCCCTTGTATATGGTGTTGAAGCTGTCTTACCCATGAAGAAACAAATTCCATCTTTGAGGATTGCATTGCAAGAAGGACTGACTAATGAAGAGAACGCCAAGTTACGCCTTCAGGAGTTGGAAGCCTTAGATGAACAGAGACTTGATGCGCAATAG